One window of the Onychostoma macrolepis isolate SWU-2019 chromosome 21, ASM1243209v1, whole genome shotgun sequence genome contains the following:
- the LOC131528265 gene encoding hydroxycarboxylic acid receptor 2-like produces MLIHSLHINTSPFIYTAFVTFSAILETEEMNSTEASTNSTTFEHLLWSLSIVDMFVCSSNFLFGFPVHSYIIWLIVTGKGSDVASESFNINLFICELWISFSCLLSVLSNFVQLMALPSFLTGLMVAGRPLFQCLICVERYLAVVHPVSFLKFKPLRYRVICCTVVWIITLASCLCCMFTSSLNQFIWFMWLFPIQFFLFLSIQLFCLVAVLRALKQSGPGERGRERREENHMKRRVFYLILIITVCMCISFVPYILAGVFNIFQKHNANTYNTFASVCFIMGGFVHPVLFLHRSGKLPCVCSS; encoded by the coding sequence atgttaattCATAGCCTACATATTAATACTTCCCCATTCATATATACTGCATTTGTAACTTTTTCTGCTATTTTAGAAACAGAAGAAATGAACTCCACTGAAGCATCCACAAACTCCACAACCTTTGAACATTTGCTTTGGTCACTGAGCATTGTAGACATGTTTGTGTGTAGCAGCAATTTCTTGTTTGGTTTTCCTGTACACTCCTATATTATATGGCTCATTGTCACAGGAAAAGGAAGTGATGTTGCATCAGAGTCCTTCAACATCAATCTCTTTATTTGTGAATTATGGATTTCTTTCAGTTGTTTGTTAAGTGTACTGTCAAATTTTGTTCAACTAATGGCACTGCCATCATTTTTAACTGGATTAATGGTTGCTGGCCGtcctctgtttcagtgtctgatctgtgttgagcgttacctggcagtggttcatcctgtaTCCTTCCTGAAGTTCAAACCTCTCAGATATAGAGTGATCTGCTGCACTGTGGTCTGGATTATCACTCTTGCCTCTTGTTTGTGCTGCATGTTTACTTCGTCCCTAAATCAATTTATTTGGTTTATGTGGTTGTTCCCGATTcagttctttctctttctctccatccagttgttttgtcttgtggctgttctcagagctctgaagcagtcaggaccaggagagagagggagagagagaagggaaGAAAACCACATGAAAAGAAGAGTGTTTTATCTTATTCTAATAATTACTGTATGCATGTGTATCTCATTTGTCCCATACATTCTTGCAGGCGTGTTCAACATTTTCCAAAAACACAATGCTAATACTTACAACACATTTGCTTCGGTTTGTTTTATTATGGGTGGTTTTGTGCATCCTGTTCTTTTTCTGCACCGGAGTGGGAAACTTCCCTGTGTCTGTTCCTCATAA